From the genome of Streptacidiphilus rugosus AM-16, one region includes:
- a CDS encoding DUF1304 domain-containing protein, with the protein MNTVANVLVGLVAALHVYILVLEMFLWEKKPGRELSGFDAALARTTAPLAANQGLYNGFLAAGLIWGLIASDPTGFAARVFFTSCVLVAGLYGGATANRRILLAQALPGGLALAAVLLAR; encoded by the coding sequence ATGAACACCGTGGCGAACGTCCTGGTCGGCCTGGTGGCCGCCCTGCACGTCTACATCCTGGTGCTGGAGATGTTCCTCTGGGAGAAGAAGCCCGGCCGTGAGCTCTCCGGATTCGACGCCGCGCTGGCCAGGACGACGGCGCCGCTCGCCGCCAACCAGGGCCTCTACAACGGGTTCCTGGCAGCAGGACTGATCTGGGGCCTGATCGCGAGCGACCCGACCGGCTTCGCCGCGCGGGTCTTCTTCACCTCCTGCGTGCTCGTCGCCGGGCTCTACGGCGGTGCGACCGCCAACCGCCGGATCCTGCTGGCGCAGGCGCTGCCGGGCGGCCTCGCCCTGGCCGCCGTCCTGCTGGCCCGGTGA
- a CDS encoding GAF domain-containing protein — protein MRTTDKGATTGGTTNGAAGGAAEPGELTDGRAPAAGGLRERRAELEREWARWAPGPAGRAALRSEVAESWARSGASVDRSCAEAPVGDADAARSRWAHSRLRGPVNAVAEELRRIADDAGFVAAVTDESGMILWTCGGPAMRRQAERVNFAPGGRWDEQAMGTNALSLALLRGQASTVFSAEHYLSALHGWVCYCAPIRDRAGRVLGVLDLSTSWDRSHPLALSTVRLLAAGIEERLREGRDDGAFAPIGRTEAPSGSGSPASAGPADELRLTVLGDAPGLHRDGRELPLRPRQLEILTLLALEPEGFTPERLHDALYGDRSVSGSTFKAEVSHLRTALGGGIATRRYALTRPLRCDAAEVHAALQRGDTAAAAAAYSGPLLPRSEAPGVVEWREHLEVALREAALAAVDPTPALALGRHARYDIALHRHALDRLDPHDARRGIAAARLRAAMS, from the coding sequence GTGAGGACGACGGACAAAGGAGCGACGACGGGCGGCACCACGAACGGCGCAGCGGGCGGCGCGGCGGAGCCGGGTGAACTGACGGACGGTCGGGCCCCGGCGGCGGGAGGCCTGCGCGAGCGGCGGGCCGAGCTGGAGCGCGAGTGGGCCCGCTGGGCGCCGGGGCCCGCCGGGCGGGCCGCGTTGCGCAGTGAGGTCGCCGAGTCCTGGGCGCGCAGCGGAGCCAGCGTCGACCGGTCCTGTGCGGAGGCCCCCGTCGGCGACGCGGACGCGGCGCGGTCGAGGTGGGCGCATTCCCGCCTGCGCGGGCCGGTGAACGCCGTGGCGGAGGAGCTGCGGCGGATCGCGGACGACGCGGGCTTCGTCGCCGCGGTGACGGACGAGTCCGGCATGATCCTGTGGACCTGCGGCGGTCCGGCGATGCGTCGGCAGGCCGAGCGGGTCAACTTCGCTCCCGGCGGCCGCTGGGACGAGCAGGCCATGGGCACCAACGCGCTCTCGCTGGCGCTGCTGCGCGGCCAGGCGTCGACGGTGTTCTCCGCCGAGCACTACCTCTCGGCGCTGCACGGCTGGGTCTGCTACTGCGCGCCGATCCGCGACCGCGCGGGACGCGTCCTTGGCGTGCTCGACCTCTCCACCAGCTGGGACCGCTCGCACCCGCTGGCCCTGTCGACGGTCCGGCTGCTGGCGGCGGGCATCGAGGAGCGGCTGCGCGAGGGCCGCGACGACGGTGCCTTCGCGCCGATCGGTCGGACGGAGGCGCCGTCGGGATCCGGATCCCCGGCCTCGGCCGGGCCCGCCGACGAGCTGCGGCTGACGGTCCTCGGCGACGCCCCCGGTCTGCACCGGGACGGGAGGGAGCTCCCGCTGCGGCCCCGTCAGTTGGAGATCCTCACGCTTCTCGCCCTGGAGCCCGAGGGGTTCACCCCCGAACGCCTGCACGACGCGCTCTACGGCGACCGCTCCGTCTCCGGTTCCACCTTCAAGGCGGAGGTCTCCCACCTGCGCACAGCTCTGGGCGGCGGGATCGCGACGCGTCGGTACGCGCTCACGCGGCCGCTGCGGTGCGACGCCGCCGAGGTCCACGCCGCGCTGCAGCGCGGTGACACCGCGGCGGCGGCCGCCGCGTACAGCGGCCCGCTGCTGCCCAGGTCGGAGGCGCCGGGCGTGGTCGAGTGGCGGGAACACCTGGAGGTGGCCCTGCGCGAGGCGGCGCTGGCCGCCGTCGATCCCACCCCGGCGCTGGCGCTCGGCCGCCACGCCCGCTACGACATCGCCCTGCACCGCCACGCCCTGGACCGACTCGACCCCCACGACGCCCGCCGCGGTATCGCCGCGGCTCGGCTGCGTGCGGCGATGTCGTGA
- a CDS encoding ATP-binding protein, which produces MSDMLRAPAETKYAEELSWLESVDTGRRPFTWRLSPKMIRTFVLGSQPGDGLDRKIEQKWFGEASIVERAIVTLASDRGLLLIGDPGTGKSWLAELLAAAICRDSTLVVQGTAGTTEDHIKYAWNVSMVIANGQSRESMIPSPIMTAMETGAIGRFEELTRATSDVQDALISILSEKYISVPELNQDGTVFAKPGFSIIATANSRDRGVNDLSSALKRRFNFVRIPVVTNRKSEAEIVRFRTAELLGRHEIDLEVPPTLLDVLLQSFSDLRDASAAAASDDDRLEAALSSAEQIGVLEDAVLKTTFFGDPTLTAHTLARSLIGSLAQRESDTAILNKYLHGVVAPRAEQHPEWTEFLQGGRSALEALA; this is translated from the coding sequence ATGTCCGACATGCTGCGCGCACCCGCCGAGACCAAGTACGCCGAGGAGCTGTCCTGGCTGGAGTCCGTCGACACCGGGCGCAGGCCCTTCACCTGGCGGCTGTCCCCGAAGATGATCCGCACCTTCGTTCTCGGCTCCCAGCCGGGCGACGGCCTGGACCGGAAGATCGAACAGAAGTGGTTCGGCGAGGCGAGCATCGTCGAGCGCGCCATCGTCACCCTCGCCTCCGACCGCGGCCTGCTGCTGATCGGCGACCCCGGCACCGGCAAGTCGTGGCTCGCGGAGCTGCTGGCCGCCGCGATCTGCCGCGACTCCACCCTGGTGGTGCAGGGCACTGCAGGGACCACCGAGGACCACATCAAGTACGCCTGGAACGTCTCGATGGTGATCGCGAACGGGCAGTCGCGCGAGTCGATGATCCCCTCCCCGATCATGACCGCGATGGAGACCGGCGCGATCGGCCGCTTCGAGGAGCTGACCCGCGCCACCAGCGACGTCCAGGACGCGCTGATCTCGATCCTGTCGGAGAAGTACATCTCGGTGCCCGAGCTCAACCAGGACGGCACGGTCTTCGCCAAGCCCGGCTTCTCGATCATCGCGACCGCGAACAGCCGCGACCGGGGCGTCAACGACCTGTCCTCCGCCCTGAAGCGGCGCTTCAACTTCGTGCGCATCCCCGTCGTCACGAACCGGAAGAGCGAGGCGGAGATCGTCCGCTTCCGCACCGCCGAGCTGCTGGGGCGCCACGAGATCGACCTGGAGGTCCCGCCGACGCTGCTGGACGTGCTGCTGCAGTCCTTCAGCGACCTGCGCGACGCCTCCGCGGCCGCCGCGAGCGACGACGACCGGCTGGAGGCCGCGCTGTCCAGCGCCGAGCAGATCGGCGTGCTGGAGGACGCCGTGCTCAAGACGACCTTCTTCGGCGACCCGACGCTCACCGCCCACACACTGGCCCGCTCCCTGATCGGCTCGCTGGCCCAGCGGGAGTCCGACACCGCGATCCTCAACAAGTACCTGCACGGCGTCGTGGCCCCGCGCGCCGAGCAGCATCCGGAGTGGACCGAGTTCCTGCAGGGCGGTCGCAGCGCGCTGGAGGCCCTGGCGTGA
- a CDS encoding VWA domain-containing protein, whose translation MLARLFDREEQPALETASLDVVEDLGLPVALLDPGASIDAIVQRHPQLAAELDGVMLPDPDAPRDRAAEVRRAALVSKVLLNAFATGSGEVSAAQLARWQSDAGWLERALGCRPGELRGSRPGGPGVSPVGTGGPHRTPDLSVLVPQLGPELAGIEADLVRRMRLRELLADNKLAGTLTPSMSLIEQLLRDKGNLDGVALKNAKALIRRFVDEVAQVLRTQVEKASVGELDRSVPPKRTFRNLDLKRTIWKNLPNWDPESERLYVDQLHYRRTARKTTPQDLIVVVDQSGSMVDSMVNCTILASIFTGLPRVRVHLVAYDTRALDLTPWVRDPFETLLRTQLGGGTDGTVAMDLVQPMVTDPRNTVVVWISDFYESRCEPLLASMTALHRSGVRFIPVGSVTSAGRGSVNPWFKDRFKDLGTPVLSGHIKKLISELKNFLA comes from the coding sequence ATGCTGGCCCGCCTGTTCGACCGCGAGGAGCAGCCCGCGCTGGAGACCGCGTCGCTGGACGTGGTGGAGGACCTCGGCCTCCCCGTCGCGCTGCTGGACCCGGGCGCGTCGATCGACGCCATCGTGCAGCGGCACCCGCAGCTCGCGGCCGAGCTGGACGGGGTGATGCTGCCCGATCCCGACGCCCCGCGGGACCGGGCCGCCGAGGTGCGCCGCGCCGCGCTGGTGTCCAAGGTGCTGCTGAACGCGTTCGCGACAGGCAGCGGCGAGGTCTCCGCGGCCCAGCTGGCGCGGTGGCAGTCCGACGCCGGGTGGCTCGAGCGGGCGCTCGGCTGCCGGCCCGGGGAGCTGCGCGGCTCCCGCCCCGGCGGCCCGGGTGTCAGCCCGGTCGGAACGGGCGGCCCGCACCGCACCCCCGACCTCAGCGTCCTGGTCCCGCAGTTGGGCCCGGAACTGGCCGGCATCGAGGCCGACCTGGTGCGCCGGATGCGGCTTCGGGAGCTGCTGGCCGACAACAAGCTGGCCGGGACGCTCACGCCGAGCATGTCGCTGATCGAGCAGCTGCTGCGCGACAAGGGCAACCTGGACGGCGTCGCCCTGAAGAACGCCAAGGCGCTGATCCGCAGGTTCGTCGACGAGGTCGCCCAGGTGCTGCGCACCCAGGTCGAAAAGGCGAGCGTCGGCGAGCTCGACCGCTCCGTCCCGCCGAAGCGCACCTTCCGCAACCTCGACCTCAAGCGCACGATCTGGAAGAACCTGCCCAACTGGGACCCGGAGAGCGAACGGCTCTACGTCGACCAGCTCCACTACCGGCGCACCGCCCGCAAGACCACGCCGCAGGATCTGATCGTGGTCGTCGACCAGTCGGGCTCGATGGTCGACTCGATGGTCAACTGCACCATCCTCGCCTCGATCTTCACCGGGCTGCCGCGGGTGCGGGTGCATCTGGTCGCCTACGACACCCGGGCGCTGGACCTGACCCCGTGGGTGCGCGACCCGTTCGAAACGCTGCTGCGCACCCAGCTGGGCGGCGGGACCGACGGCACGGTCGCGATGGACCTGGTCCAGCCGATGGTCACCGATCCCCGCAACACCGTCGTGGTGTGGATCAGCGACTTCTACGAGTCCCGCTGCGAGCCGCTGCTGGCGTCCATGACGGCGCTGCACCGCTCCGGGGTGCGGTTCATCCCGGTCGGGTCGGTGACCAGCGCGGGACGCGGCAGCGTCAACCCGTGGTTCAAGGACCGGTTCAAGGACCTCGGCACGCCGGTCCTCTCCGGCCACATCAAGAAACTCATCAGCGAACTCAAGAACTTCCTCGCCTAG
- a CDS encoding TetR/AcrR family transcriptional regulator produces MTADEGDPRAARTREKLRRALLDECAERPLAEVGVAALVRRAGVARATFYVHYSGLEALAVDACADVVREAVDALHAWRGTPDPVSAPPALTAFFTSLTPHAELYRELLRPGGGGPLGHVLHRDLRARSRAERALVGAPDPDLIASAVAATFAGVLADWLHGLIDATPPQIADQVWQLLVTLHRTPR; encoded by the coding sequence GTGACGGCGGACGAGGGCGACCCTCGGGCGGCCCGCACCAGGGAGAAGCTGCGCCGGGCCCTGCTCGACGAGTGCGCCGAGCGTCCGCTGGCCGAGGTGGGCGTGGCCGCCCTGGTGCGCCGGGCGGGGGTCGCCAGGGCGACCTTCTACGTCCACTACAGCGGCCTGGAGGCGCTGGCCGTCGACGCCTGCGCCGACGTGGTGCGCGAGGCCGTCGACGCGCTGCACGCCTGGCGCGGCACGCCCGACCCGGTCAGCGCACCGCCCGCGCTGACGGCGTTCTTCACGTCGCTCACCCCGCACGCCGAGCTCTACCGGGAGCTGCTGCGTCCGGGCGGCGGCGGTCCGCTGGGCCACGTGCTCCACCGCGACCTGCGGGCCCGCAGCCGAGCCGAGCGCGCCCTGGTCGGAGCCCCCGACCCGGACCTGATCGCCTCCGCCGTCGCCGCGACCTTCGCGGGCGTCCTCGCCGACTGGCTCCACGGCCTCATCGACGCCACCCCACCCCAAATCGCCGACCAGGTCTGGCAACTCCTCGTCACCCTCCACCGCACCCCCCGTTGA
- a CDS encoding SpoIIE family protein phosphatase → MGSSASSPESRTPGPAGVPRAPWESDRRSAEARGRFLAEGVSAAEVRGRIVASWERCRATGLSVERTELSYDPDLDSEERLLLASLPVLDRLHEQLAGSRVSVLLTDARARVMLRRAGEPGLNRHLDAIRLAPGFVWAEHEAGTNGIGTALAEGRPGVVVGSEHFAEAYRPSACAGAPVRDPLLGTIRGVVDLTSRQHDANPLMAALAGEAALAIEQRLLDQYSRRERAFLDAARRRTPGRAGATDRRARHRDPAAEPGVLLSGPAVSLIGGRRAGAREEAPPVGAAAAPVPREGARLLLGDGSVLGQVAVAARHRLTLLWDAGVRIGTTLDVGKTADELAEVALPEFAQYAVVDLAEWVPEGEEPPPTDEHPPLRRAATRTVRGGEPAVAVGSPVAYRPGSAQARALGSGRAVLDEDLSAGAGPAPAPSAPFSLSPGDERGPAAGRPGSVIAVPLSARGTVLGVASFYRSHEAGPFHEDDLTLAEELAHRAAVCLDNARRYTREHALALALQRSLLPRALPELPAVEVAHRYLPAQEGVGGDWFDVIPLSGARVALVVGDVVGHGIHAAATMGRLRTAVRNFSALDLPPEELLGHLDALVDAMDQEEGELGGIGIIGATCLYVIYDPVTRRCTMAGAGHPSPALVFPDGTVHFPEVPSGPPLGLGSTPFEAIELALPEGCRIVLYTDGLIEDRGQDIDVGLSRLATALAGRDRAPEALCTAVLADLLPQRPCDDVALLVARTRGVDDDLVARWEVPLEPAAVAGLRAQVAERLTGWGLTALTQTTQLLVSELVTNAILHTTGPVELRLLRDRTLICEVADGSSVSPRLRRARTEDENGRGLFLVAQLAERWGTRFTSGGGKVIWAEVKPRTGSPVPAPRA, encoded by the coding sequence ATGGGCAGTTCGGCCAGTTCGCCCGAGTCCCGTACGCCGGGCCCGGCGGGTGTGCCCAGGGCCCCCTGGGAGTCGGACCGGAGATCGGCCGAGGCGCGCGGCCGGTTCCTCGCCGAGGGCGTGTCGGCGGCCGAGGTCCGCGGCCGGATCGTGGCGTCCTGGGAGCGCTGCCGGGCGACGGGGCTGTCCGTGGAGCGGACGGAGCTCTCCTACGACCCGGATCTCGACAGCGAGGAACGGCTGCTGCTGGCCTCGCTGCCCGTCCTCGACCGGCTGCACGAGCAGCTGGCGGGCTCTCGGGTGAGCGTGCTGCTGACCGACGCCCGCGCGAGGGTGATGCTCCGTCGGGCGGGCGAGCCGGGCCTGAACCGGCACCTCGACGCGATCAGGCTCGCGCCGGGCTTCGTCTGGGCGGAGCACGAGGCGGGCACGAACGGCATCGGCACGGCCCTGGCCGAGGGCAGACCCGGCGTCGTCGTCGGCAGCGAGCACTTCGCCGAGGCCTACCGCCCCTCCGCCTGCGCGGGCGCCCCCGTCCGGGATCCGCTGCTCGGCACGATCCGCGGCGTCGTCGACCTGACCAGCCGACAGCACGACGCGAACCCGCTGATGGCAGCACTGGCCGGGGAGGCCGCGCTGGCGATCGAGCAGCGCCTGCTCGACCAGTACTCCCGCCGCGAACGCGCGTTCCTGGACGCCGCGAGGCGTCGCACTCCAGGCAGGGCCGGCGCCACGGACCGAAGGGCGCGCCACCGCGATCCGGCCGCCGAGCCGGGGGTGCTCCTCTCCGGCCCGGCGGTCAGCCTGATCGGCGGCCGCCGCGCCGGCGCGCGGGAGGAGGCCCCGCCGGTGGGCGCTGCGGCGGCGCCGGTGCCGCGCGAAGGGGCCCGGCTCCTGCTCGGCGACGGCTCGGTCCTCGGGCAGGTCGCCGTCGCGGCGCGGCACCGCCTCACGCTGCTCTGGGACGCGGGCGTCAGGATCGGCACCACCCTGGACGTCGGCAAGACGGCCGACGAACTGGCCGAGGTCGCGCTGCCCGAGTTCGCCCAGTACGCCGTCGTGGATCTCGCCGAGTGGGTGCCCGAGGGCGAGGAGCCGCCGCCGACGGACGAGCATCCGCCGCTGCGGCGCGCCGCGACCCGCACGGTCAGGGGCGGCGAGCCCGCCGTGGCGGTCGGGTCGCCGGTCGCCTACCGGCCGGGCAGCGCCCAGGCACGCGCACTCGGCTCCGGGCGCGCGGTCCTCGACGAGGACCTCTCCGCCGGAGCCGGACCGGCGCCGGCTCCCTCGGCCCCGTTCTCGCTCTCGCCCGGCGACGAGCGCGGCCCGGCCGCGGGCCGACCGGGGTCCGTCATCGCCGTACCGCTCTCCGCCCGCGGGACGGTGCTCGGCGTCGCCTCCTTCTACCGGTCGCACGAGGCGGGTCCGTTCCACGAGGACGACCTGACCCTCGCCGAGGAGCTCGCCCACCGGGCCGCGGTCTGCCTCGACAACGCCCGCCGCTACACCCGCGAGCACGCGCTCGCCCTCGCCCTCCAGCGCAGTCTGCTGCCCCGCGCGCTCCCCGAGCTGCCCGCCGTGGAGGTGGCCCACCGCTATCTGCCCGCACAGGAGGGCGTCGGCGGGGACTGGTTCGACGTCATCCCGCTCTCCGGCGCCCGGGTCGCCCTGGTCGTCGGCGACGTCGTGGGCCACGGCATCCACGCAGCCGCCACCATGGGCCGACTGCGCACCGCGGTGCGGAACTTCTCCGCCCTCGATCTCCCGCCCGAGGAGCTGCTCGGGCATCTCGACGCGCTCGTCGACGCCATGGACCAGGAGGAGGGGGAGCTCGGCGGCATCGGCATCATCGGGGCGACCTGCCTCTACGTCATCTACGACCCGGTCACCCGGCGCTGCACCATGGCCGGAGCGGGGCACCCCTCCCCCGCCCTGGTCTTCCCCGACGGCACGGTCCACTTCCCCGAAGTGCCGTCCGGTCCGCCGCTCGGCCTCGGCAGCACTCCGTTCGAGGCGATCGAACTGGCCCTGCCCGAGGGCTGCCGCATCGTCCTCTACACCGACGGCCTGATCGAGGACCGCGGCCAGGACATCGACGTCGGCCTCTCGCGCCTCGCCACCGCGCTGGCCGGACGCGACCGCGCTCCGGAGGCGCTCTGCACCGCCGTGCTGGCCGACCTGCTGCCGCAACGCCCGTGCGACGACGTCGCCCTGCTGGTCGCCCGCACCCGCGGCGTGGACGACGACCTGGTCGCGCGCTGGGAGGTCCCGCTGGAACCCGCCGCCGTGGCGGGGTTGCGCGCACAGGTGGCCGAACGCCTCACGGGCTGGGGCCTGACCGCACTCACGCAGACGACACAACTGCTGGTCAGCGAACTGGTCACCAACGCGATCCTGCACACCACCGGCCCGGTCGAGTTACGCCTCCTGCGCGACCGCACACTGATCTGCGAGGTCGCGGACGGCAGCAGCGTCTCCCCCCGCCTGCGCCGTGCCCGGACCGAGGACGAGAACGGCCGCGGCCTCTTCCTGGTGGCCCAACTCGCCGAACGCTGGGGCACCCGCTTCACCAGCGGCGGCGGCAAGGTGATCTGGGCGGAGGTCAAACCCCGCACGGGCTCGCCTGTTCCGGCACCCCGCGCCTGA
- a CDS encoding 4-hydroxybenzoate 3-monooxygenase encodes MHTTVGIIGGGPAGLLLARLLHLAGVDSVVLESRSRTYVEERQRAGILEQATVDALRAAGAGARMDREGLVHDGIELRFDGRSHRVDFPALAGGRSVMVYAQTEVVKDLVALQLAEGGPLLFEAEVHRVEGAETDRPTLHYTHEGRAQTLSCDYVVGCDGFHGVARDAVPEGLRQTYERTYPYSWLGILADAPPCYDELIYAHSERGFALASMRSPTVSRLYLQVPNGADAADWPDERIWDELDLRLGRPMNRGPVTAKSVLPMRSSVTEPMRHGRVLLAGDAAHIVPPTGAKGLNLAAADVVVLARAFTRLRETGSTELLDGYSDTCLRRVWRAEHFSYFMTTTLHTDPGQSAFETRLQESQLDRISRSRHAAAELAENYVGLPI; translated from the coding sequence ATGCACACCACCGTCGGCATCATCGGCGGCGGGCCCGCCGGGCTGCTTCTCGCGCGGCTGCTCCACCTGGCGGGCGTCGACAGCGTCGTGCTGGAGAGCAGAAGCCGCACCTACGTCGAGGAGCGGCAGCGCGCCGGGATCCTCGAACAGGCCACCGTGGACGCGTTGCGGGCGGCCGGCGCGGGGGCCCGGATGGACCGCGAGGGGCTGGTCCACGACGGCATCGAGCTGCGCTTCGACGGGCGCAGCCATCGCGTCGACTTCCCCGCCCTGGCGGGCGGCCGAAGCGTCATGGTCTACGCCCAGACCGAGGTCGTGAAGGACCTGGTCGCGCTGCAGCTCGCGGAGGGCGGGCCGTTGCTCTTCGAGGCGGAGGTCCACCGCGTCGAGGGCGCCGAGACCGACCGACCCACCCTGCACTACACGCACGAGGGCCGCGCGCAGACGCTGAGCTGCGACTACGTGGTGGGCTGCGACGGCTTCCACGGCGTGGCGCGCGACGCCGTGCCGGAGGGGTTGCGGCAGACCTACGAGCGGACCTACCCCTACTCCTGGCTCGGCATCCTCGCGGACGCGCCGCCCTGCTACGACGAGCTGATCTACGCCCACTCCGAGCGCGGCTTCGCGCTCGCCAGCATGCGCTCGCCCACCGTCAGCCGCCTCTACCTCCAGGTCCCGAACGGCGCGGACGCCGCCGACTGGCCGGACGAGCGGATCTGGGACGAGCTCGACCTGCGGCTCGGCCGGCCGATGAACCGCGGCCCGGTGACAGCCAAGTCGGTGCTTCCGATGCGCAGTTCGGTCACCGAGCCGATGCGCCACGGCCGGGTGCTGCTGGCCGGGGACGCCGCCCACATCGTCCCGCCGACGGGTGCGAAGGGCCTCAATCTCGCCGCCGCCGACGTCGTCGTGCTCGCCCGCGCCTTCACGCGGCTGCGGGAGACGGGTTCCACCGAACTGCTGGACGGCTACTCCGACACCTGCCTGCGGCGGGTGTGGCGGGCGGAGCACTTCTCGTACTTCATGACGACGACCCTCCACACCGATCCCGGACAGTCCGCGTTCGAGACCCGCCTCCAGGAGTCGCAGCTGGATCGGATCTCCCGGTCCCGGCACGCGGCCGCCGAGCTGGCCGAGAACTACGTGGGGCTGCCGATCTGA
- the pcaDC gene encoding bifunctional 3-oxoadipate enol-lactonase/4-carboxymuconolactone decarboxylase PcaDC, whose protein sequence is MHRPVPHHRVDGPPQAPPLILGPSLGTSLAVWEPHLPALTRRHRVVRWDLPGHGGSPASLLPAEGATVADLGRLVLDLADALGVDRFAYAGISLGGAVGSWLAVHHPERIDALALICSSARFGDPSGWRERAALVRREGTEQLAASARERWFTPGFAGGAALVEDQRAADPAGYAACCDALAAFDLRAELHRIGAPTLVVAGRQDRATPPVHARELADGIPGATLVELPGAAHLAGVEQPEQVTAALLGHLRAGGGAGEGTAVRRAVLGDAHVDRATAATTAFTAPFQEFITRYAWGEIWTRPGLDRRTRSCVTLTALVAGGHHEELAMHVRAALRNGLTPEEIGEVLLQCAVYCGVPAANAAFAVANRVLTETTTTGTGTAGKES, encoded by the coding sequence ATGCACCGCCCCGTACCGCACCACCGCGTCGACGGCCCCCCGCAGGCGCCGCCGCTGATCCTCGGTCCCTCGCTCGGGACCTCCCTGGCCGTCTGGGAGCCGCACCTGCCTGCGCTGACGCGGCGTCACCGGGTTGTCCGCTGGGACCTGCCGGGCCACGGCGGCTCCCCCGCCTCGCTGCTCCCGGCCGAGGGCGCGACCGTCGCCGACCTCGGCCGGCTCGTGCTGGACCTCGCCGACGCGCTCGGCGTCGACCGCTTCGCGTATGCGGGCATCTCGCTGGGCGGCGCGGTCGGCAGCTGGCTGGCCGTGCACCACCCCGAGCGGATCGACGCGCTCGCGCTGATCTGCTCCTCCGCCAGGTTCGGCGATCCCTCCGGCTGGCGGGAGCGCGCGGCCCTGGTCCGCCGCGAAGGCACCGAGCAGCTTGCCGCGAGTGCCCGCGAGCGCTGGTTCACGCCCGGCTTCGCCGGCGGCGCCGCGCTGGTCGAGGACCAGCGCGCGGCCGACCCCGCCGGGTACGCCGCCTGCTGCGACGCGCTCGCCGCCTTCGACCTGCGCGCCGAACTGCACCGGATCGGCGCGCCCACCCTGGTCGTCGCCGGGCGCCAGGACCGGGCCACGCCACCCGTCCACGCCCGCGAGCTCGCCGACGGCATCCCCGGCGCGACACTCGTGGAGCTCCCCGGGGCCGCGCATCTGGCCGGCGTCGAGCAGCCCGAGCAGGTGACGGCCGCGCTGCTCGGCCACCTGCGGGCCGGAGGCGGCGCGGGCGAGGGCACGGCGGTGCGCCGCGCCGTCCTCGGCGACGCCCACGTCGACCGGGCCACCGCCGCGACGACGGCGTTCACCGCGCCGTTCCAGGAGTTCATCACCCGCTACGCCTGGGGCGAGATCTGGACCCGTCCCGGCCTGGACCGGCGCACCCGCAGTTGCGTCACCCTCACCGCGCTGGTCGCCGGGGGGCACCACGAGGAGCTGGCGATGCACGTGCGCGCCGCCCTGCGCAACGGGCTGACGCCGGAGGAGATCGGCGAGGTCCTGCTGCAGTGCGCCGTGTACTGCGGCGTGCCCGCCGCGAACGCGGCCTTCGCGGTTGCGAACCGCGTCCTCACCGAGACCACGACGACCGGGACCGGCACAGCCGGGAAGGAGTCCTGA